The following DNA comes from Syntrophorhabdaceae bacterium.
GGAACGTCCTGAACGATTGCGAAAAGGAGCTTGGATTTCAAATGATCGAGAGGAGGGTAGGAGGGGTATCGGGCGGAGGCTCAAATCTCACTGTGGCAGGGAAGGTCTTCTTAAAGCAATATGAGCAGTTCCGTAAGGATATTCACTCTGTAATTGAAGAGACATTTCATAAACACTTCGGATAAAATAATCTTCAACACTATAACTTCCGCAACCCTTGACATGCCTTTTCGTCTCATTGTGTATGTTCACTTTGCGCCTTCCCACAAAGTCAAGGCACTTGACATGCCCGATAGCATCCTCAACGGAGATGTCAACTATACAAAAACCATACAATCTGGAGGATTTCAGATAATGGATAAGTTTCGTAAGGGGTTGATTTTTATTTGGGCCGTGGAGGATTCGAACCTCCGACCAATT
Coding sequences within:
- a CDS encoding LysR family transcriptional regulator codes for the protein MKVAYKVWLENEGKAFGEGPYLLLKGIEKTGSLHMAAMKLDMSYQKAWNVLNDCEKELGFQMIERRVGGVSGGGSNLTVAGKVFLKQYEQFRKDIHSVIEETFHKHFG